In Flavobacterium sp. WV_118_3, one DNA window encodes the following:
- a CDS encoding TolC family protein — MKLKLLLTFALVVMAKDVVVSQTVYDIKTALQTAKANNRELKSEQLTVQVAQADVVTAKLRPNLSLNNQTLQLAESAHYAPGTQWSNAQNRQVWWQLTKQFQLPSQRKNKIDVANKSVAVSEAAYQDFERNLLTDVAMKWLDVWLAQKKWQTALMAKNNWDTLVTINKNRLKNQVITTTDYNRTELVANQYNLLSQTSKQDYQNKLNTLKFALGVTNDIAIAADDAVELSALQNQDQMLQNAIENRSDINVLKNNVEMMKSNISLQKSMAYPQPELGAIYNPQNTVPYVGIYATIDLPFFDRNQGEIKKSQVTKDKAEQELATSKERIKTEIGNAYASYKQFEQNAGNLKKMKEQSYQILSNVKYAYMRGGTTLIDFLEAQRTWYDSQENYYEAVYQHKESYIQLLYTTGLINQIAQ, encoded by the coding sequence ATGAAATTGAAACTATTGCTCACTTTTGCCCTCGTAGTTATGGCAAAAGACGTGGTGGTATCGCAAACGGTTTACGATATCAAAACGGCACTACAAACCGCAAAGGCCAATAACCGGGAACTCAAATCGGAACAGCTCACCGTACAGGTGGCACAAGCCGACGTGGTTACGGCGAAATTACGACCAAACCTGTCGTTAAACAATCAGACACTACAACTGGCCGAATCGGCACATTATGCGCCCGGTACCCAATGGAGTAATGCCCAGAACCGCCAGGTTTGGTGGCAGCTAACCAAACAGTTCCAGCTTCCGTCACAACGGAAAAATAAAATCGATGTGGCCAATAAAAGTGTAGCCGTTTCGGAAGCAGCCTATCAGGATTTCGAACGCAACTTGCTTACGGATGTCGCGATGAAATGGCTGGATGTATGGTTGGCACAGAAAAAATGGCAAACGGCTTTGATGGCCAAAAACAACTGGGATACGTTGGTTACGATCAATAAAAACCGATTGAAAAATCAGGTGATCACCACGACCGATTATAATCGTACGGAGTTGGTAGCCAATCAATACAACCTGTTGTCGCAAACTTCAAAACAGGATTACCAGAATAAATTAAATACACTGAAATTCGCTTTAGGTGTGACGAATGATATTGCCATTGCTGCGGATGATGCTGTCGAACTTTCGGCACTGCAAAACCAGGATCAGATGTTGCAAAACGCCATCGAAAACCGAAGCGATATCAACGTGCTGAAAAACAATGTGGAGATGATGAAAAGTAATATCTCCCTTCAGAAAAGCATGGCCTATCCGCAACCGGAATTGGGAGCGATTTATAATCCGCAAAATACGGTGCCGTATGTCGGGATTTATGCGACGATTGATCTGCCGTTTTTCGATAGAAATCAAGGCGAAATCAAAAAATCACAGGTCACCAAAGACAAAGCCGAACAAGAACTGGCAACCTCCAAAGAGCGTATCAAAACAGAAATTGGAAACGCCTACGCCAGTTACAAACAGTTCGAACAGAATGCCGGAAATCTGAAAAAAATGAAAGAACAATCGTATCAGATTCTAAGTAATGTGAAATATGCCTATATGCGCGGCGGAACCACTTTAATCGACTTTCTGGAAGCACAACGTACGTGGTACGACAGTCAGGAAAATTATTACGAAGCGG